The proteins below come from a single Gavia stellata isolate bGavSte3 chromosome 8, bGavSte3.hap2, whole genome shotgun sequence genomic window:
- the LOC104256466 gene encoding small ribosomal subunit protein uS8: MVHMNILVGALKIISNAEKRGKCQVLIRPCSKVIVQFLTMMMKHGYIGEFEIIDDHRAGKIVVNLTGRLNKCGVISPRFDVQLKDLEKWQNNLLPSHQFGYIELTTSAGITDHEEARRKHTGGKTLGFFF, encoded by the coding sequence ATGGTGCACATGAACATTCTAGTCGGTGCTCTCAAAATCATCAGCAATGCAGAGAAACGTGGGAAATGCCAAGTTCTCATTAGGCCGTGCTCCAAAGTAATCGTCCAGTTTTTAACTATGATGATGAAGCACGGTTACATTGGTGAATTTGAGATAATTGATGATCACAGAGCTGGAAAGATTGTTGTCAATCTCACAGGCAGACTCAACAAGTGTGGTGTAATCAGTCCCAGATTTGATGTTCAGCTGAAGGATTTGGAAAAGTGGCAGAACAACCTGCTGCCTTCACATCAGTTTGGGTACATTGAACTGACCACCTCAGCTGGCATCACGGACCATGAGGAGGCTAGGCGAAAACACACAGGAGGCAAAACCCTGGGattctttttctaa